The Hemicordylus capensis ecotype Gifberg chromosome 11, rHemCap1.1.pri, whole genome shotgun sequence genome includes the window TTCTGTGTCACTTTTATTTCCCACATTTCCAAATTCCTCTCAATTATCGCCAGCTCAGTCTGTCAGCTCTAACGTCAAGCGCTTCATTCTTCTAAAGCacactcctttccctctcttctgGGGCTATTTCCTTTCGTGTTTTTCACTCAGTTGCAGTGACAATTGCAGGCTCCCATGAAAACCATGCCCTGCTTTGAGGAATCCTAATTCTGGATAATTCTGTTTCCACTGATGGGCCTCCGTTGGTCTTCTACCCTTGAAAGAACTGATATATTTGTTATGCAGGTGCAGCGTTGACAGGCATTCGTTCGGTATCTAAGAAAGAACGGGGAGCTCTACGATCTTTTTGTGCTATGAAGATTAACCAGCTCTGTCATCTGAGGAGTTCAGGGCCGTTGAAGGGGATCAAGCATAATGTTCAGAAACATGAGTTCACTTCAGAGAAACCAACAGATCTGAACTGTATCGTTCCTGATCAGTTAGTGAGCAGGCTCCATCTGAAAAATATCACGGAGACAATGAAACAGGTATTAAAAGAAGGAAGAATTCTCTCTTATTTTAATAAAAGCTGAAGGGAATAAATTAAAATAAGCTAATAGCAAATGCTGCCTTACCTGACTAATGTGGACATTGGGATTTGGTTGGCTGCACATGATACGTAGGaaactgctgtctactgagtcagacctttgatccatctagctcagtattgtctacactgaccggcagcagttctTTAGGGTTTTTCAGACAGGAGTTAAtatctcagccctaactggagatgcagctagggattgaacttgggatcaatcttcatgctaagcagatgctcttccactgagctgtgatcCTTTCCTTTGGCCCCTGGCCCAAATCCTTAGTAGTTTGAATGTATTGTTGTATACTAAATGAAAGaaatgtggtttttttggtaATAACAACAAAAGTACAGCATAAGGTCAAGTGTTGTATTGTTGTGTAGTGTTCCACAATTAATACCACATAACACTGTGCTGGGATCAGCTCGATGAGTCAGATGTGTTAATACATGTTTACTGAACCAAGAGGCTCTGGTATGTGGGGTTATGATGTGACTGTCTCAACCTGCAAAGTTCCTTTAGAATTTCGTGTCACATTTTCTCCATCTCCTTTAAAAGGTTACGTCTTTtattacctttatttatttagcaaatttattaaccgcctgacttccatagactccataggtttacataaattaaaacaacaacaaagacgagaagaagggggggaaaggcagtggggctgggggagagaaagaaaagaaaaaaagaaaaagaaccccccacatacacatgttaaaaactaaaagcctggcaaaatagataggagcttcttaaaggacagaagagagggggcattatCAATCTCAGGAGGCAgcgtgttccataaggagggggctgccacagagaaggccctaccACGAGCCcaaactctgagaaggcccacctgagacaaccTCACAGGGTGAGTTGAAGTTGGACGGGAGAGGTGGACCTTTGGGGGGAAAGGCACAGGACTCCCCATGGTGTTTGTCTGCCCCAAGAAAAGATGACTGATGACTGTGTCTGTAATATGATCCCTAtaaaagtggggggaaaccaaCCCCCCGAAGGTTAGCTTTGGTAAAACAGAGGTATTGCAGCAGGGGCCTGGCGAGGTTGGCGTGGACCCTGGGGCAACAGGTGAAGCTGGGCCTTTAGGAGGCGCAGCGGAGAGAGCAAAGAGACAGCTGCCACCCAGCCAGTGGTGggccaccctctctctctctccagggctCAGGGACATTTCTCCCCGCCCCTTCCCTTGTAGCGACGCCCCGGTCTTGCAGCCAGCTACCGTACTGCCAGGGACAAGAGCAAACGCCATGTAGGGTAAAAGGTACCTCGGGCTGGCTTACTGCAGCTGCTCTGTGAGAAAgtctaggacagggctgctcaacttcggctctcctgcagatgttggcctacaattcccataatccctggctattggttactgtggctgggaattatgggagttgtagttcaaaaacaactggagggcctaagttgagcaggcctggtctaggaaGTAACGTACTCTGCTGTCAGGCTCTCCATATCGCCATCCGCCTTCCACTGCCAAAGGCCAAAGGAGGTTGAGGTGGCCTCCGAGTGTTTCAGCCAGGGGAGCATTAAGGcttacaggcagggcttgctTCATGCACCAGCCCCACCCTAGTGTTGCTGCCCCCATGGCTCAGTCAGAGTCCCAGAGCTCCTTCTGCGCTGAGCCCTCTTCCTGGACTGGCCACGCCTCtctggccagtcctcccttagACAGCTCCTGACAGCTGGGACAAGTCTAGTGAGAGCTTGCCTTGAGATCTCGCCAGAGTTGTTCCGGATGCTGCAAAGCCATGCTGTCTGATGGCGAGGCAACTGCCAGGGCCAGCGTGAACGACTCCAGTGGGCGTATTGATGTCGACTTCTTCCTCCACCCGATAGAGTCCTCCCTACAAGACCCAGGCGGGGGAAGCCCCCATACGAAGCTCTGTGCGTTTCCCCATGGCGATTGGCTCCACCGTGAGCATTTTTCATGTTTTTCATGCACAGCCTAGCTAGAGCAGGCGTGACTCCGTCATTGGTTCCTTGTGACTTTCAGCTGGCAGAAGTTGAAATCCATCAGCCTTCACGATGCCCCCATTGCCAGAAGAAAACAGAAGAGCTGGCCCAAGCAGCCTTCCTCCGACGAAAGAAAACTCTGGTAGAAGGAGTTCTGCTTCAAGAGAAGCTGGAAGAGCTACTCTACACTCAAGTAAGCCGTTCATCCGTGGTGAGATTTGCAATGGGGAGCAGAAGCCTTCCACTAGTGCAGGGATACTccagccttgggttcccagatgtgggaCTACCACTCCCCCGTGTTGGCTGCTGGTTGCACTCCAACATCTGGAAACATCTGCACTAGGGGATGTGTGGATTATTAAATTCCCCCGAGGGCGTCCAGCATCATGCCAGGTGCCCTGTCCAAGGCAGAGAAACCACAATACAGACGCTTTAGGGCTTCCTCGTGTTCATACAAagagtccacctccagcctcagaggcaagatgcctctcaatcccagttgcgggGAAGCcacagcagggcatgccctcatcacctcttgcctgtaggctcccagtggcacctggtgggccacggtttgaaacaggatgctggactggatgggccttcttgggcctgatccagcagggctgtgtgaGTGAAAAACAAGGTAAGAGGGGGAGGacgtgatcatgtgggaggtagATGCAGGCTCCAGTAACATCATCCTACAAGCACTTTTGCTCTGCATATTACCAAGCTAGGAGGGAATGCCTTCAGAGCCTGTTCctacccacacaatcactttgccTACCCTGTTTTAACCTGCACCCATTCCCAAAATGGGGGTGCACACAACTCCTGGACTTGGGTAGGACTCTTACCCTATCCTATGAATGATCACGAAAACAGTCCTTTTAAATAGATATGTTTGTTTAACCCTTTAAAAGACctgtggggaaaaaaaaaactcAATTCCCCCCTGGCCATTTCATGGAAATGAAGACTTTGTAGAGGAATAATGACTGCTAGTCAATTTGTCTGGTAGACACTTGGGACCCTGGGCAAAGATCTTTTCTAGTCCTCCTGCCCCACATCTCTGAATGGGAACTATCGGGGAttagccttctgcgtgcaaaatgTGTCCCTCCCTACCACTGCAGTTTGGCCTCGTCACTATGGCACTGTATGTGTGTGACTGTAACCACACTGATGATTGAAAGTTGTGGCAAGCAGCAGTTGTCCGAAGGGAACTGTCTCTCCAAATCTCTCCTTTTCAGGACTCTCTCACACTTATTGGAGAAATACACAAAAGCCTTCCTAAGCTTTCAGAAGATCCCAGGAGCATATGGCGGGAACTGAACGAGAGAGGTCTGGAAGCGTAGAGTCTGATTGTGTTGGAATGCTAATCAAAGTGGAAGCGACAAAGTTGATTGTACATACAGTGCACAAGAAAGCAAATAGCCTTTGCGATATTGACACTGTCTTACCCTTGTCCGGGGTCCAACTCTGCGTCCTGTCTCACTGCAAAGAGAGCAATGTGCTATCGACTAACTCAAAACATTTTTCAAATTCTgaagggtgattttttaaaatcattattcTGACAAGCCATCAGTATTGGTTTTTGTGAATTTTCCTTTTCAAGGTTTGGGAGCAGCTCACAGCTGCTTCCACCGGTAAGGAAAACAAATGACTCTATTTTTTCCAGACAGGGAGGTGTAATTACTGGGTTTCAGCTCAATCTGTGCCTGCTGCTGTTTGTTAAATTgaaagctggagggccaggtagaagaaaagaaaaagaagcttgCAGAGGAGCAGTGAAAGAGGTAAAGTGCAGTGGTTTTATATCCCCGAAAACCATCACAATATGAACTGGAATTAATATGAACTGGAATTAAACCCTAACCCAGAGGATTCCAAGACAGCAAGCAGTGATATTAAATTAGTAATGTCAGACTGTGGATACTGAGGTGGAGAGAGCATAAAACCACTGATAAATTGGTAATAAAATCTCCAGATATAGATTTTGGAGTGTTGATACCTGGTATAGATTATGTCAGGCCAGTGGAAAGATGTGTTATAGTGGTGGTGTCTTTGCAAGGGATAAAAACTCTTTTCCTTATGCACAGCAGAATTGAGGCTGGCCCCCTTTGaattagaatgctctcccaggtcAGCGACTCATATAAGAACGCAGTGGGTGGCCTTCTCTCAGCGGAGGTCCTCAGATCCAACCCTGTACTTGAAGGAATAGTAAAAATGACAGCAGTTTTGGCGGGGTTATTGCAAGCAAAGCATTCCTTGTAAAGTGCAGCACGGCTCTCGGGGTTTAATCCAGGAAGCAGAATCCAGCCACACTGAATGTCCAACTATGTATACTTTGTGCATTCCTTTACAGTAACGTGCTTCAAAATCTCCTGTGTAAGAAACTGCTTTCTATCTGAAAGCATTGATCTGATTGAAATTACCTTTTATTTTCTCCACCAAGTAAACATGTTGCCATTGTTTTCCACAGACACACAAAACGGTGGGTGCTCCAAAGATGTAACAAAGGGCTCTCCTCAGGTTTATGGGTCATACTCAAAGAAAGTTAGTTGTGCCATTGGGATCAATGAGACAAAATGGTTGTGATGAACTCAAGTCTCATGAATTTCAGTGATAGTCCTaattaactttctttggatacaaccccaCGACATTTTGTGTTACGATGAACATGATATCAACTGTTCTTAATCTGCCTTTCCAAATGGACTACTTCCTTCACCTGCATGGAATGACTTACATcggaacataaaaagctgctatatactgagtcagaccataggcccatctagctcagtgttgctgGGCCTTTTCCAACCCAGCCGTGTATCTGGTCAAGTACCgtaataaagatctatctatcacAGTCTGGTTTACTTCACACTTTAGAGTCTGCAGAGAGCCCTTAGaaactcagaaacatattggtctTAAAGGCATGGACAttcactgtttgttttatttattgttttagtaATAAAATAGTATTATTTTGTTCCCATATATAATCATGTGTACAATCCGTAAATACATCTTTTCAAAAGATCTCTGCAGCAGTTAGAGGCTTCTCATGAATATCCTGTAAAAATCCACATTTTAGTATTCTTCAGAACCAAAAGTTATTTTTCCTCCTGTAGCTTTTGAAACTGGATGTTTTTTTCTTTTACCTCCAGAAGAAAAATGTACAACCTTCTCACAGTATTGCAGCTCGTTTAAAAATATGCATTACATTAGCTAATGATCATTGCAAGCAAGCTATATACTCTAGCAAGATGGTTGCATGTCTATTTATACAAGTTATctacttaaaacaaaaaaagcaaacTCTGATGTTACATCCAACACCTGGGGTAAAAAGGAGTGCTTGAATATGCTACAATAGAGTCCTTGCCTTCTGTATGATGTTACTATTATGGACTAGATAGAAGATAGAATCATGCCATTATAAACTTGCTTAAAAAGAATAGTAAACTTGGTTAGGTTCGAAATTAGGGTTGCCACCCACATAAAGAAATCTTAGTTGTTTGAATGATTAAATCTGCATATTAATTAAAGCCATACATAAGTTTGAAGTACAACAAaagtatacttttaaaaaaagattatacaCCCATGTTTTCACCTAGCACCATCTCAGAAGAAGCATTTTCTCCTGTGTTCTTGAAAAGAGAATGCCTCCTTTTTTGTAAGTTCTTGTATTAAAActaattacatttaaaaaaaaaaaaatcagcagccTGATTTAATTGAGGGCTCTGGTTTAAATAATGAAAAGGTTTTTAGCCAATTAGTCTAGCTGATTGActcacagcacaatcctatgcatgtttactcagaagtaaaccccactgagttcaatagaaCTTACTCGCTAATAAGTGTGTTTAGGGTCTCAGCCTTAGAATTGTGTTTGCTTTGCAGAAAGTATACACATCTCTTCTTGGCCATGGCAAATGACAGAGATCAGCTTCAAAAGAGCTACTTCCGGTGTGCCCATGCAGAATTTTCTATTCCCCGAATCCTGGTGCCCCGTGaccagtgtcccctgtaagagtgattcccagttgttgttaactacaactcctatgcagctgggaatgctgggagttgtagttaacaatgtctgggaatctctcttacagggaacacttccCGTGACTAGCTGTTTTTGAGCATACCCACACTACCAAAAATGATTTGTCATATACCATTTGGTGTGTGGGAGAGAGGTTTCCTGCTGTTTTGAAACACAAGTTCAAAGACATATGGAACTTCAGGCATCTGGAACGGCTTGTCCTTAGTTGCGCCCCAGCCATAGAACTAAAAACACTGGCCTTTAAAACCTAGTTCCAGTGAAGTATGCTTCACACTTGACCCCATTAGTAATCTCCCCTTTTGCTGGTTTAGAGTTTTACAGCCAGATCCTAAATATGTTTATTCAGCAGTTAATCCCACTGTATTCAATGGAACATACTCTTAAGTAAGCACATAGGATCGCTATAGTGACTCACCTATCTTGATTGAATTTCTaaattagttttttttttaaaaaatgcagaccTTCTCTCCCTAGGTGAGAAATTCCTCTAAATCTTCCATGGTTACTTGTAACTCCTTCCCCTTTCACCATGTGGGGTTACATTTTTAAGAATAATGGAAGAATGACAAAGGCTTTTCACCTTGTGCTGAGAGTTCCCTGTAAGGCATGAATGTAGTAACATACTTTTAGTTTACCAGCTTGCAAAAATGATGTGTGCCTGCAAATCCCGTTGAAGTCAGTGGGAGTGCTATACCAGGGAGCTTTCATGATTGGTCTCTTATTGGGTGGAATCCTGTTGTCTTTGAGCAGGCAAGCTTTCCCACTAGTTTCAGAAACAGGGACCATATCCCCAGCGGCTGCAAGCTAGTAGATCCATATTGATTTTGGTGAAATTCTGTCCTCTTGCATCAGCTGAGGTTTGCACCCTTTGATGTCAGTGGCAGATTTGAAAGGAGGGTTGCAGTTCTCAAACGGGCACTTTAAGAGCAGTCCTGTTGCAGGTTGCGGAATGATGCCAGCGTAAATTTGAAGACGGCAgcttgtgggtggtggtggtggtgataaatGAAATGCAGCTTTACAATGCAGCTGTGGTATAGTTTCATAAACAAATATAATTAACTGAAGAGTGAAGCTATGGGAAAATTTTAAGCCATCAAAGAGTAGTACCAATTGGGGAAAACTGAGAGAGATATCACCCAGTTCCTATGCCCATTGGTATCCCCACCCCAGTTCTCTGTAATACTAAAATTCTACTTATCAGCTTAGCTTGGTCATTTCCtttccccgtgtgtgtgtgtgtgtgtgtctttatgaAACCAGTCTTGAAGTGCTTTGAAACACCATTTTTTCATGGTCTCTCTGATACTCCTCATGGGCTTTCTGCAGCCTTTTGCTCCTCAATTTCCATTTGTGAAAACAATAGGTCACCAGGGACATGCTTAGCAAGGAGAAGATAAGAACCAGCACGACAGCAAGTGCAACAGCGGACGAGAGGGACTCCTCAGTTTGTCGGGCTTCAGTGTCTCTTGTTGCATTCAATATGGTATAAGTCTCATATTCCTTGGCTGCCAGAAAAGCCGGGATAGGCATGTCACTAAACTTGGGTCTCATCAGGATGTTGCCGGAATGCTCGCTTTTGTAGTCGGAGATACTTTGGGAGGCCCACAGGGCCGTGGGTCCCCGTTCTTATGAGGCAACGTGTTTGGAGGACACGGATCACTTCTTATTAGAGTTCACAAAGTCATGTAGTCTGctgcaaaatgttttcaaaagttAATAGAACAAGACATGTATATCAAAACAGCAATCGGAGTGGGATAATGGTTGGTTCGGAATTGCTACTGGATCACTCTATGCCTTGAATCAAGAAAATGGAATAACCTCATGATCTTGAGGGATCACCCACAGGGTTCAAAGAGGAAGCAGTTCTGTGTTAGCCATAGTCTTATGAACTTGTTGGCCTTTACTACAAGAGTTTTCTCCCAGCTTTGAGTGCAACAAAGATTCTTTGCTGAAGGCTATGGGCTGCTTCAGCCAAAGATGGTCAGTACTACAATCCGTTCCAATAGTGCCACTTTCATTCATATGTTCAGGTGCCTCGACTGCCTCCAGTCATTTTGGAACTTGTTGCCCTTGGTTTCTTTGCTTCTTTAAGGCTACAAGTCGTCTTCACAATTGCTCTCTTGAGGTGGAAGTAAAAACTTGTCTTGGTTGTTGTGATGCCGGAAAAGCAACCTAGGTAAAGAAGAGTGGAAGATTAGTTCATGATAAAGGAGAAGGTGGTTCTTTCATCACACATCACAATGTCTAGTTCTGTCCTGTTTCTCTTGAAGCACAATCTGAGGCATTTGTCATGAAGTCAACGGAGTGAAAATGAAACCCACTAAATCTTCAGAAGGGggatttttctctcccc containing:
- the C11H8orf48 gene encoding uncharacterized protein C8orf48 homolog isoform X2; this translates as MTSWADSSKTCVAEQMELIWNGSGSNPDYSEDTFESFSEGEEETCRQYEDDPFESYYSGEESEWPVVTDPSESTWQSSSQTDEGEGPEFLDPTGKDLTRRWISLLKDNRTDTKRVKPAIVQGAALTGIRSVSKKERGALRSFCAMKINQLCHLRSSGPLKGIKHNVQKHEFTSEKPTDLNCIVPDQLVSRLHLKNITETMKQLAEVEIHQPSRCPHCQKKTEELAQAAFLRRKKTLVEGVLLQEKLEELLYTQTGRCNYWVSAQSVPAAVC
- the C11H8orf48 gene encoding uncharacterized protein C8orf48 homolog isoform X1, producing the protein MTSWADSSKTCVAEQMELIWNGSGSNPDYSEDTFESFSEGEEETCRQYEDDPFESYYSGEESEWPVVTDPSESTWQSSSQTDEGEGPEFLDPTGKDLTRRWISLLKDNRTDTKRVKPAIVQGAALTGIRSVSKKERGALRSFCAMKINQLCHLRSSGPLKGIKHNVQKHEFTSEKPTDLNCIVPDQLVSRLHLKNITETMKQLAEVEIHQPSRCPHCQKKTEELAQAAFLRRKKTLVEGVLLQEKLEELLYTQDSLTLIGEIHKSLPKLSEDPRSIWRELNERGLEA